Genomic segment of Arachnia propionica:
CCCCTGCTCCACCAGGGCCATGGCCCGCTCCCAGGCGTCACCGAAGAAACCGACCGCCGCACCCACCCGGAGCCTGCCGGCGTCGTCCTTGGCGGCGTTGGGGTATTTGTCGGCCTTGACGAAATCCTTGAGGGTGATCAGGCCCTTGAGCCTGCCCCACGAGTCGACGATGGGCAGCTTCTCGATCTTGTTCTTCGCCAGCAACGCCAGGGCGTCGTCGTTGGAGATGCCGACGGGCGCGGTGACCAGGGGCATCTTCGTCATGACCTCGCTCACGGGGCGGGTGCCGTCGTCCTCGAAACGCAGGTCGCGGTTGGTGATGATCCCGAGCAGCATCCCGTCATCGTCCACCACGGGTAGCCCGGAGACGCGGTACTGGGCACAAACCTCGTCCACCTCCTGGAGACTGGCCCCGGGCCCGATGGTCACGGGCTGGGTGACCATCCCGGCCTCCGAGCGTTTCACCTGGTCCACCATGTGTGCCTGGTCGTCGATGGACAGGTTGCGGTGCAGGATGCCGATGCCGCCCTCCCGGGCCATGGCGATGGCCATGCGGGTCTCCGTGACGGTGTCCATGGCCGCCGAGGACAGGGGAACGTTCAACCGGATGTTGCGGCTGAACCAGGTGCAGGTCGCCGCCTCCGAGGGGATGACGTCCGATTCGTTGGGCTGGAGCAGCACGTCGTCGAAGGTCAGTCCCAGCGCCTCAAAGGGAGCCGGTACGCCGGAGGGGGTCAGATTCGCCACGAGGTTGCTCCTCCCAATTGATCTCAGGCGGCGAGTCTATCGCGCGCACCCGCGGGACGGGCGGATCACAGGGGTTCCGAGCACCCGCTACGCCCTGCCCCGGCTGCGCCCGTTCGGTATGTGCCAGCCGTAGCGAAGCCCCGTCATCCGGATGAGGAAGATCAGCGCCGCGGTGCCGAACATCCCGGCACCACTGGCCCAGCCCATGGTGGCGAGCCAGACGATCAACCCGCTGCCGAGCAGGGCCGCCACGACGTAGAAGGGGGAACGGCGACGGAAGACGAGCGGCACCTCGCTGGCCAGGACGTCTCGGAGGATGCCGCCGCCCACTCCGGTGACCACCCCGGTCAGTGTGGCCGCGGCGGGATGCAACCCGAAGGACAGTCCCTTCAGCGCCCCGTCGACGGTGAACAGGCCGAGCCCCACCGCGTCGCACAGCAGCAGCGGTATCCGCAGCCGTCTCCCGGTTTGCACGAGCAGCATCACGACCACCGCCGTCAGCACCGACAAACCCATCATCCAGAGATCCACCAGGGCCGCCACGGGAACGGCGCCGATCAGGAGGTCGCGGATCACACCGCCGCCCACGGCGGTGCAGCACGCGAGCGTGATGACACCCACGCCGTCCAGATCCCGGCGTTTCGCCTCGAGGGCCCCAGATGCCGCGAATGCCACCACTCCCGCCACCGATATCCCCCATCGGGCCAGCATCTCCAGATCCCAAACCACGGTCGGAGAGTCTAATCGCCCGGGATCCCGCATGTGGACGTTTTCCATTCCGCCGGAAATAACGAGGTGTAGGCTCCCGGCCGGGGAGCATCTCCGGAACAGACGAGTCCTGAAAAGAGGAGACCGGATGGCCCAGCATCGACGTCACCGGCGGCATGGCCCGCTGCGCCTGAACACCGAAGGAGATAACAATGGCTGATTTCCACCTAGCACCCACTACCCGCAGGCCGCAGGCCGAACGCGAGGCGATCCTCGCCTCCCCCGGGTTCGGATCGAACTTCAGCGACCACATGGTCCTGATCGACTGGAATCCGGAACACGGCTGGCACGATCACCGGATCGTCGGCTACGCCCCGTTCACCCTCGACCCGGCCTCGGCGGTGTTCCACTACGCCCAGGAGGCGTTCGAGGGTTTGAAGGCCTACGCCCACGAGGACGGTTCGATCTGGCGATTCCGTGCCGACGTTAACGCCACCCGGTTCCAGCGTTCGGCACGTCGCCTGGCGCTGCCCGAACTCAGCGTCGACGATTTCCTGACCGGCATCGACCGTCTCGTGGAGGTGGACCGGGACTGGGTGCCGCGCGGGGCGGAGCAGAGCCTGTACCTGAGGCCCTTCATGTTCGCCCACTCGGCATTCCTGGCAGTCAAGCCGTCGACCTCAGTAACCTACGCGGTCATCGCGAGCCCGTCCGGGGCCTACTTCGGCGGATCCGGGGTGCAGCCGGTCAAAATCTGGGTCTCCCGCGACTTCAGCCGAGCCGCTCCCGGCGGAA
This window contains:
- a CDS encoding trimeric intracellular cation channel family protein, yielding MVWDLEMLARWGISVAGVVAFAASGALEAKRRDLDGVGVITLACCTAVGGGVIRDLLIGAVPVAALVDLWMMGLSVLTAVVVMLLVQTGRRLRIPLLLCDAVGLGLFTVDGALKGLSFGLHPAAATLTGVVTGVGGGILRDVLASEVPLVFRRRSPFYVVAALLGSGLIVWLATMGWASGAGMFGTAALIFLIRMTGLRYGWHIPNGRSRGRA
- a CDS encoding branched-chain amino acid aminotransferase → MADFHLAPTTRRPQAEREAILASPGFGSNFSDHMVLIDWNPEHGWHDHRIVGYAPFTLDPASAVFHYAQEAFEGLKAYAHEDGSIWRFRADVNATRFQRSARRLALPELSVDDFLTGIDRLVEVDRDWVPRGAEQSLYLRPFMFAHSAFLAVKPSTSVTYAVIASPSGAYFGGSGVQPVKIWVSRDFSRAAPGGTGFAKCGGNYAASMVAQQEAEAAGCSQVAFLDAVEHRYVEELGGMNLFAVTADGRVITPALTDSILEGVTRSAVLRLAADAGLAVEESRLPQQELHRGIDDGSIREVFACGTAAIITPVASFTDPDGTHTVADGQPGTTTLDLRQQLTEIQYGRRPDPYGWMHRIV